A genomic window from Scophthalmus maximus strain ysfricsl-2021 chromosome 17, ASM2237912v1, whole genome shotgun sequence includes:
- the ccdc97 gene encoding coiled-coil domain-containing protein 97 isoform X1, translating into MVTRAREMWGEIEPAVETQRSPCESEDEGRLPEEPWTRSQRCDFKSRTDTEQPPHDAPYSNQAESSCVDAMVETIALSGSPVKSQQIGDAELTLEQRREELLHQYRSRPLVFLERYHACLKPQHLLAFAHVSPDPRAQHYCTVIQRRAAGCTNRTRVRNQRYAALRALQKEGQYFSEEQMRIREPLLYEQYIGQYLTDEEVLERSQDAMLEGEAGEPGAPAGGAGGLAHLLLNSYQERLIQSRLQEEQEREEGALEEEEDEEDDDNRVHGKEWEPTSEEKSLLREEFISQMHQRFLDGKDKDFNYSEVDENPDYDNLDIVSRDAEDKYFDEDEVEEENDEEEEEDMTD; encoded by the exons ATGGTTACCAGAGCACGAGA AATGTGGGGAGAAATCGAACCTGCCGTTGAAACACAACGGAGTCCGTGTGAGAGCGAAGACGAGGGCAGATTACCGGAGGAGCCCTGGACACGGTCCCAGAGATGTGACTTCAAGAGCCGCACAGACACCGAGCAGCCGCCGCATGACGCTCCG TACTCGAACCAGGCGGAGTCCAGTTGCGTAGACGCCATGGTTGAAACCATAGCCTTGAGTGGGAGCCCCGTGAAGAGCCAACAGATAGGAGACGCTGAGCTGACCCTGGAGCAGCGCCGAGAGGAGCTCCTGCATCAGTACAGAAGCCGGCCGCTGGTGTTCCTGGAGAGGTATCAT GCCTGCCTGAAGCCTCAGCACCTGTTGGCGTTTGCCCACGTCAGCCCAGACCCTAGAGCTCAACATTACTGCACAGTGATACAGAGACGAGCTGCAGGATGTACGAACAGGACCAGGGTCCGAAACCAGCGCTACGCTGCCCTCAGAGCCCTGCAGAAAG AGGGACAGTATTTCAGTGAAGAACAGATGCGAATCAGGGAGCCGCTACTGTACGAGCAATATATTGGCCAATACCTGACCGACGAGGAG GTGCTGGAGCGCTCCCAGGATGCCATGTTGGAAGGCGAAGCGGGGGAACCAGGGGCACCGGCAGGCGGTGCCGGGGGTCTCGCGCACCTCCTCCTTAACTCCTACCAGGAGCGGCTCATCCAAAGTcgtctgcaggaggagcaggagagagaggagggtgcactggaggaggaggaggacgaagaagacgaTG ATAATAGAGTCCATGGGAAGGAATGGGAGCCTACCTCTGAGGAGAAGTCTCTGCTCAGGGAGGAGTTCATCAGTCAGATGCACCAGCGCTTCCTAGATGGCAAAGACAAAGATTTCAATTACAG TGAGGTGGATGAGAACCCGGACTATGACAACTTGGACATTGTCAGCAGAGACGCTGAGGATAAATACTTTGATgaagatgaggtggaggaggaaaatgatgaagaggaagaagaagatatgACAGACTAG
- the ccdc97 gene encoding coiled-coil domain-containing protein 97 isoform X2: MWGEIEPAVETQRSPCESEDEGRLPEEPWTRSQRCDFKSRTDTEQPPHDAPYSNQAESSCVDAMVETIALSGSPVKSQQIGDAELTLEQRREELLHQYRSRPLVFLERYHACLKPQHLLAFAHVSPDPRAQHYCTVIQRRAAGCTNRTRVRNQRYAALRALQKEGQYFSEEQMRIREPLLYEQYIGQYLTDEEVLERSQDAMLEGEAGEPGAPAGGAGGLAHLLLNSYQERLIQSRLQEEQEREEGALEEEEDEEDDDNRVHGKEWEPTSEEKSLLREEFISQMHQRFLDGKDKDFNYSEVDENPDYDNLDIVSRDAEDKYFDEDEVEEENDEEEEEDMTD; the protein is encoded by the exons ATGTGGGGAGAAATCGAACCTGCCGTTGAAACACAACGGAGTCCGTGTGAGAGCGAAGACGAGGGCAGATTACCGGAGGAGCCCTGGACACGGTCCCAGAGATGTGACTTCAAGAGCCGCACAGACACCGAGCAGCCGCCGCATGACGCTCCG TACTCGAACCAGGCGGAGTCCAGTTGCGTAGACGCCATGGTTGAAACCATAGCCTTGAGTGGGAGCCCCGTGAAGAGCCAACAGATAGGAGACGCTGAGCTGACCCTGGAGCAGCGCCGAGAGGAGCTCCTGCATCAGTACAGAAGCCGGCCGCTGGTGTTCCTGGAGAGGTATCAT GCCTGCCTGAAGCCTCAGCACCTGTTGGCGTTTGCCCACGTCAGCCCAGACCCTAGAGCTCAACATTACTGCACAGTGATACAGAGACGAGCTGCAGGATGTACGAACAGGACCAGGGTCCGAAACCAGCGCTACGCTGCCCTCAGAGCCCTGCAGAAAG AGGGACAGTATTTCAGTGAAGAACAGATGCGAATCAGGGAGCCGCTACTGTACGAGCAATATATTGGCCAATACCTGACCGACGAGGAG GTGCTGGAGCGCTCCCAGGATGCCATGTTGGAAGGCGAAGCGGGGGAACCAGGGGCACCGGCAGGCGGTGCCGGGGGTCTCGCGCACCTCCTCCTTAACTCCTACCAGGAGCGGCTCATCCAAAGTcgtctgcaggaggagcaggagagagaggagggtgcactggaggaggaggaggacgaagaagacgaTG ATAATAGAGTCCATGGGAAGGAATGGGAGCCTACCTCTGAGGAGAAGTCTCTGCTCAGGGAGGAGTTCATCAGTCAGATGCACCAGCGCTTCCTAGATGGCAAAGACAAAGATTTCAATTACAG TGAGGTGGATGAGAACCCGGACTATGACAACTTGGACATTGTCAGCAGAGACGCTGAGGATAAATACTTTGATgaagatgaggtggaggaggaaaatgatgaagaggaagaagaagatatgACAGACTAG